Proteins encoded within one genomic window of Verrucomicrobiales bacterium:
- a CDS encoding DUF1501 domain-containing protein → MVLSSSTVGQKVSCAGPLKRREFLRIGLSGFAALSFPGLLQLRAQTPPKAASPKTAVILVWLRGGASHLETYDPKPDAPSEFRGVFGAIPTKVPGMQISELLPRHAKIADKFTLLRSMAHTGGGHPAGSLQMLTGDPDPQDKEKPIFPDWMTVANYLRSERGRTLPNYVGVNPVIRYDNFTIAGSAYVNPSYGPFMVNGDPNDPHFEVPNIGLSDPSQAGRLRERLKLRERLDQMDRAVDQTGSMRALDEFESQAFSLLTSPAARDAFDLSREPAHIRDRYGRHQWGQQCLMARRLVEAGVEIITTTFDGPLCGRVGNWDDHAVNHHVFDALQFRLPYFDQAVTALIEDIYARGLDQRVLVVVTGEFGRTPRIERVASSGGGVASGAAGTVQPGRDHWPRAFSQLWAGGGIQTGGVIGATDRRGEDVTERIAHPGDFMATIYRHLGIDAPQVSIPDFSGRPNLILPTGEAIAELGGPA, encoded by the coding sequence ATGGTTCTCAGCTCCTCAACCGTGGGACAGAAGGTTTCGTGCGCCGGTCCGCTCAAGCGGAGGGAGTTCTTGCGGATTGGCCTGTCTGGCTTCGCGGCCCTCTCCTTTCCCGGGTTGCTTCAGTTGCGCGCCCAAACGCCTCCGAAGGCAGCTTCGCCTAAGACGGCGGTGATTCTGGTGTGGCTGCGGGGAGGGGCGTCGCATCTAGAGACCTACGATCCCAAGCCGGATGCGCCCAGCGAGTTCCGGGGTGTCTTTGGCGCGATTCCAACCAAGGTTCCGGGCATGCAGATATCGGAACTGCTCCCTCGCCACGCGAAAATTGCCGACAAGTTCACCTTGCTGCGGTCAATGGCCCACACCGGTGGCGGACATCCTGCAGGCTCGCTGCAGATGCTCACGGGGGATCCGGATCCCCAGGACAAGGAGAAACCCATTTTCCCGGACTGGATGACGGTGGCGAACTACCTGCGATCGGAGCGCGGCCGCACTCTTCCGAACTACGTGGGAGTGAACCCCGTCATTCGTTACGACAATTTTACCATCGCCGGCTCGGCCTACGTAAATCCTTCCTACGGCCCGTTTATGGTGAACGGGGATCCGAACGATCCGCATTTCGAAGTTCCCAACATCGGCCTTAGCGATCCGTCCCAAGCCGGGCGTCTGCGCGAACGTCTGAAGTTGCGCGAACGTTTGGACCAGATGGATCGCGCGGTCGACCAAACCGGATCGATGCGCGCCCTCGACGAGTTCGAGTCCCAGGCGTTCAGCCTGCTCACGAGCCCGGCGGCGCGCGATGCCTTCGACCTCAGTCGGGAGCCGGCCCATATCCGCGATCGCTATGGGCGTCACCAATGGGGACAGCAATGTCTGATGGCCCGCCGATTGGTGGAGGCGGGTGTGGAGATTATCACCACGACGTTCGACGGGCCGTTATGTGGGCGGGTCGGAAACTGGGACGATCATGCGGTGAATCATCATGTCTTCGATGCCCTTCAGTTTCGCCTCCCTTATTTTGACCAGGCGGTCACAGCACTGATTGAGGACATCTACGCCCGCGGTCTAGACCAGCGGGTGCTGGTGGTCGTTACCGGCGAGTTCGGACGGACTCCCCGCATCGAGCGCGTGGCGAGCAGCGGGGGCGGGGTGGCCAGTGGCGCCGCTGGCACAGTCCAGCCGGGACGCGATCATTGGCCTCGCGCATTCTCGCAGTTGTGGGCCGGTGGAGGTATTCAGACGGGCGGCGTGATCGGGGCGACGGATCGACGTGGAGAAGACGTGACCGAGCGCATCGCGCATCCAGGCGATTTTATGGCGACGATTTACCGCCACCTGGGCATCGACGCTCCGCAGGTCTCGATTCCCGATTTCTCGGGTCGACCCAACCTGATTCTCCCGACCGGCGAGGCGATAGCCGAGTTGGGCGGGCCGGCCTAG
- a CDS encoding HEAT repeat domain-containing protein: MRYVPTDPSRRSVPLLRPITGWLLAVGALLFNLVGVPVGLSADTTASGSTSSTNVLPVVVPVEGSPAPQSPGPATPPPLPTPLPEWKLELMLEAPTLKHPSVVCVAPDGRVFVAEDPMDISTDRADEKKGRILCLHPGGRITTFADSLYAVFGMKYLDGKLYVLHNPKFSVFLDDGDTGKDRVDLIESTNPEPWAKDWNDHVPANFTLGMDGYFYVAVGDKGLYGAVGRDGRRIDMHGGGVVRIRPDGTGLEIFATGLRNIMDAAVNEEDEVFTYDNTDEKQWMSRLSHIVERGFYGYPYDFNPRQPYILWCMADYGAGAATGAFAETSGVLPGRYEGGLFLADFGKRQVTHVRLARKGGTYEALDPLDLFPNPPADFRPVGICSSTDGTAIYICDWQHRDDKEKVTVGRLFKLTHQTPKEAWPTPPWYTPAASGKLFEAETSELLLALQHPSRAIRLTAQRRLSERGNDAIQPLIDLLEEPRVKGITRCHAIWALDAIDEGEAGRAAIVRSIYSLDPAVRRQAVRQLGLRRVHSALSEFIGRLEDEEASVRFLAATALGRLADPLAIRPLRGLLEAEPGDEWVRFAAFTALNAIGRGNPSVWPRLVAGLNHPESRSRERNALVFRETFDLALVGALNEVATNRAFPVMARQQAIACLTPLHRQAPVWKGEWWAYHPVNQPPPARTVEWVGTPLVSATLQQLLRDPEESLRKLALAGIGTAGVTNGAAAVRNALDRERDPEFRRLMLETLGLLRDKQAVSLILSPLRGQLVPTNLALTALSAAQLVGSPSNEVTSALAAGIGRYLDQEAPPPILAIGALQALATLKDPASIPFIYRRLSDTNSEISIAAIQASVQVGGSNSWIEARLEDPRIPIRLAALNALGSAKARVSIPAMLKVAEDPALRDEAIRSLTAMPDVKCLDLFTKEINHQNLGIREAVRRGLRAIRDEAGVLNNLEAQADKFSDDQLSALRKIYEDHPTATRGKLFTLRQSEKRPEDYLDHVLSHTGDPLKGARVFANPNGLACIKCHRVQNQGGDIGPDLSQIGSQFDRKALAESVLWPSRVVREGYQQLVLELKDGESVAGLIKGESAESITLRDLEGKNRIVAKTDIQERSSSALSMMPEGLHALLSLDDFADLVAYLEKLK; this comes from the coding sequence ATGCGATACGTGCCGACTGATCCGTCCCGCAGGAGCGTTCCCCTGCTCCGCCCCATCACGGGCTGGCTGCTCGCCGTCGGCGCGCTCCTATTCAACCTGGTGGGCGTTCCCGTGGGGCTCAGCGCCGACACCACGGCGTCCGGCTCCACTTCTTCGACCAACGTTCTCCCGGTCGTGGTGCCGGTGGAAGGCTCCCCTGCTCCCCAGTCTCCGGGCCCGGCGACTCCTCCGCCACTTCCGACCCCGCTCCCTGAATGGAAGCTGGAGCTGATGTTGGAGGCGCCGACTCTGAAACATCCCTCGGTTGTTTGCGTGGCCCCCGATGGGCGCGTCTTTGTGGCTGAAGACCCCATGGACATCAGCACCGACCGGGCTGATGAAAAAAAAGGTCGGATTCTGTGCCTTCACCCCGGAGGCCGAATCACGACGTTCGCGGACTCGCTCTATGCCGTCTTTGGGATGAAGTATCTCGATGGAAAGTTGTATGTGCTGCACAACCCCAAGTTCAGCGTGTTTCTGGACGATGGAGACACCGGTAAAGATCGGGTCGACCTCATTGAATCGACCAATCCCGAACCATGGGCGAAGGATTGGAATGATCACGTGCCGGCGAACTTCACGCTGGGGATGGATGGCTATTTCTATGTCGCGGTGGGCGACAAAGGCTTGTATGGCGCGGTTGGACGGGATGGCCGGAGAATCGACATGCATGGAGGGGGAGTGGTCCGGATCCGACCGGATGGGACCGGGCTGGAGATCTTCGCTACGGGGCTGCGCAATATCATGGATGCCGCCGTCAATGAGGAGGACGAGGTGTTCACCTACGACAATACCGACGAGAAACAATGGATGTCCCGGCTCTCCCACATCGTGGAACGCGGCTTCTATGGCTATCCCTATGACTTTAATCCTCGCCAACCCTACATCCTGTGGTGCATGGCCGACTACGGTGCTGGAGCAGCCACCGGAGCGTTCGCCGAGACCTCTGGAGTATTGCCCGGGCGATATGAAGGCGGGCTCTTCCTGGCAGACTTCGGAAAACGCCAAGTCACCCACGTGCGCTTGGCTCGTAAGGGTGGCACTTACGAGGCCCTGGACCCGCTCGATCTCTTCCCGAATCCGCCGGCCGACTTTCGTCCCGTCGGGATCTGTAGTTCCACGGACGGGACCGCGATCTACATCTGCGATTGGCAGCACCGGGACGACAAGGAGAAGGTGACGGTTGGACGACTGTTCAAGCTCACCCATCAGACGCCAAAAGAGGCCTGGCCAACGCCCCCTTGGTATACCCCAGCCGCCTCGGGTAAACTGTTCGAGGCGGAAACCTCAGAGTTGCTGCTGGCATTGCAGCATCCCTCGCGGGCCATTCGGCTCACCGCCCAACGGCGTCTGTCCGAACGCGGCAACGACGCCATACAACCTTTGATCGATCTGTTGGAAGAACCTCGCGTGAAGGGGATCACGCGATGCCACGCGATCTGGGCGTTGGATGCCATCGATGAAGGGGAAGCGGGTCGCGCTGCCATTGTGCGATCGATCTACAGCCTGGATCCCGCAGTGCGTCGTCAAGCCGTTCGCCAACTAGGGCTGCGTCGGGTCCACAGCGCGCTCTCAGAGTTCATCGGCCGATTGGAGGACGAGGAGGCTTCCGTTCGGTTCCTCGCCGCCACTGCGCTGGGGCGTTTGGCCGATCCCCTGGCTATCCGACCTCTTCGCGGCCTGCTGGAGGCGGAGCCCGGAGATGAGTGGGTGCGGTTTGCAGCCTTCACCGCCCTCAACGCCATAGGCCGTGGGAATCCCTCCGTTTGGCCGCGCTTGGTAGCCGGGCTGAATCACCCTGAGTCCCGGAGCCGCGAACGGAACGCCCTGGTGTTCCGCGAAACCTTCGACCTAGCATTGGTCGGGGCATTGAACGAGGTTGCCACCAATCGCGCATTCCCTGTTATGGCACGACAGCAGGCCATCGCTTGTCTAACACCCCTCCATCGGCAGGCCCCCGTCTGGAAGGGAGAGTGGTGGGCCTATCATCCAGTCAATCAACCACCGCCGGCGCGAACCGTGGAATGGGTAGGCACCCCCCTCGTTTCGGCAACTCTCCAGCAGCTCTTGCGCGATCCTGAGGAGTCTCTCCGAAAGCTGGCTCTGGCGGGGATCGGAACCGCTGGAGTCACGAACGGCGCTGCGGCCGTGCGCAACGCGCTGGATCGTGAGCGAGATCCGGAGTTCAGGAGGCTGATGCTGGAGACCTTAGGATTGCTGCGCGACAAACAGGCGGTGTCGTTGATCCTGAGTCCGCTACGAGGGCAACTCGTTCCGACCAACCTGGCTCTGACGGCTCTGTCGGCGGCCCAACTGGTCGGCAGCCCAAGCAACGAGGTCACATCGGCCTTGGCCGCCGGAATCGGTCGCTACCTCGACCAAGAAGCTCCGCCCCCCATCCTCGCTATCGGGGCGCTTCAGGCGCTGGCCACACTCAAGGATCCAGCCTCGATCCCTTTCATCTACCGCCGCCTGAGCGACACTAATTCGGAGATCAGCATCGCTGCCATCCAAGCTTCCGTGCAAGTGGGTGGCTCGAACAGCTGGATTGAAGCCCGCTTGGAGGATCCCCGGATTCCCATTCGTCTCGCGGCCCTCAACGCCTTGGGTTCAGCCAAGGCTCGAGTCTCCATCCCCGCCATGCTCAAGGTCGCGGAGGACCCTGCGCTGCGCGACGAGGCCATTCGCTCCCTCACCGCCATGCCCGACGTCAAATGCCTCGATCTCTTTACGAAAGAGATCAACCACCAGAATCTGGGCATTCGGGAGGCCGTGCGACGCGGCCTGCGGGCCATCCGGGATGAGGCCGGCGTGCTTAACAACCTCGAGGCTCAGGCCGATAAATTCAGCGACGATCAACTGTCCGCGCTCCGCAAGATCTATGAGGATCATCCGACCGCCACTCGCGGGAAACTGTTCACGCTTCGCCAGAGCGAGAAAAGGCCGGAGGACTATCTCGATCACGTGCTCTCCCACACGGGCGATCCCCTCAAGGGAGCAAGAGTGTTCGCCAACCCGAATGGCCTGGCGTGCATCAAATGCCATCGTGTCCAAAACCAAGGCGGTGACATCGGCCCAGACCTGTCGCAGATCGGGTCCCAGTTTGACCGAAAAGCGTTGGCCGAGTCCGTGCTTTGGCCCAGTCGGGTGGTCCGAGAGGGCTATCAGCAGCTGGTTCTCGAGCTGAAGGATGGCGAGTCGGTTGCGGGCCTGATCAAAGGGGAATCCGCCGAATCGATCACTCTGCGAGACCTCGAAGGGAAGAACCGAATCGTGGCCAAGACTGACATCCAGGAGCGTAGCTCGAGCGCGTTGTCGATGATGCCTGAAGGACTACATGCCTTGCTGAGCCTGGACGATTTCGCCGATCTGGTCGCCTATCTGGAGAAACTAAAATGA
- a CDS encoding amino acid adenylation domain-containing protein, producing MFVNRPEDSFSAEHPLTPMQRGMLFHSVLAPESGGYIQQVVIRMEAVADECAFQSIWNEAIRRHKVLGGRFQWRGNSDARFVIHGVAQIPWAAEDLSRMTELERDQRLDRFLEEDRRRGFDLTQAPLLRAMTFRLSADASVFVLTFHHILLDGRSLRVLLKEVFGIYEAHLRGETKTVETGSAFADYVEFLQRRDRDADRAFWTRKLAGFRAANEFPGWLNPAEGARRTLGTREATVVLSRQFSDSLRAHATSVQVSLNNVFQAAWAFLVQMYSRDDDVVFGVVRSCRSSGLPAGEGAVGLLINTVPLRTALQPELPWAEFLRAVRAAWQELRPYEHAALEDIEAWSEIRPGASLFGSILMFENYELAEDLRRDDGMWTERSVSLLERTNFPLTMSVYAGDRVQLKLEFDSQRGHRGWADRVLRRLQWILEQAQAQPAQCLCQFSLVPPEERGELLALSAGPVRPEYQGLSYLRRFEAQVARSPEAVAVVSGEDSMTYRAMDLRSNQLARHLAKLGVRSEVRVVVYLERGMDTGVILLAIWKAGGAFVPLDPASPAARSEYQILDCGAPVLVTQSALLGSLPAYSGIKVVIDRDWQQISAEPTEPLGLPSDPDQLAYVIYTSGTTGNPKGVELLHRGLLNHNLFMVDCWALTPADRVLQVCSLSFDVSLEEMFPTWLAGATLVVAPRGRILPDRLFTDLIGEQRISLLDLSTAFWQEWVLELARSGEALPGSVRLVIVGGEKSSAASVARWRQLAGPGVRWIDCYGPTETTIGVTLFEPDVDAGAGKPRGGESIGRPIANSFIRIVDRWDRLVPADVPGELLIGGVGLARGYLNSPEKTQRAFIELPLAGQESERLYRSGDLVRCREDGNLEFLGRIDSQVKLRGYRIELGEIEARLMQTTGVYQAVVRLRKLDGEQHLVAYVMPAATSLRSEVLKADLERSLPAYMVPSFWVMLDRLPMTTGGKIDEDALPAPSAQPERIGPLPESPTRELETQLRQIWMETLGKRHIAFDDDFFSLGGHSLLAVRLVSRIQSRLGWNLPLATLFSAPTIAQMASWIRDQGNVRSWSSLVPIQPLGSRLPFFCVHAAGGNVLFYRDLAHALGSDQPFYGLQVERTASGLPMKRSFEQMAERYIAEMRLVQPRGPYYLGGASYGGVIAWEMAQQLVQTGETVGLLALLDTYGPSYPRYPASLGTLQIQWLKGLRRFQLHALNLRLLPGSSRLGYVRTKFQQLILQLRRLGLPRLRLFGRTVSGSASEPTGFEEADSMQDWIQVAYDNYVVKPYPGRATLFRAIHQPLGAIPDDHLGWKPYTPQGMEIVPVVGFHGSLVVEPCVDDLARELSKRLAVSGSRDELTLGEAGSRS from the coding sequence ATGTTCGTGAATCGACCAGAAGATTCCTTTTCCGCGGAGCATCCTTTGACCCCGATGCAGCGTGGCATGCTGTTCCACTCCGTCCTAGCTCCGGAGTCGGGTGGGTACATTCAGCAGGTGGTCATCCGGATGGAGGCGGTGGCTGATGAGTGCGCTTTCCAGAGCATATGGAATGAGGCCATCCGCAGACATAAAGTCCTGGGTGGCCGTTTTCAATGGCGCGGAAATTCCGATGCACGGTTTGTGATCCACGGTGTCGCGCAAATTCCGTGGGCGGCGGAGGACCTCTCCCGGATGACCGAGCTGGAGCGAGACCAACGCCTGGACCGGTTTCTGGAGGAGGATCGCCGGCGTGGCTTCGATCTCACTCAGGCTCCCTTGCTTCGGGCCATGACGTTTCGCCTGAGTGCCGATGCCTCGGTTTTCGTGCTCACGTTTCATCACATCCTGCTCGACGGAAGATCCCTGCGGGTCCTGCTCAAGGAGGTGTTCGGAATCTATGAAGCGCATCTTCGCGGGGAAACCAAAACGGTGGAAACCGGTTCGGCGTTCGCTGATTACGTTGAGTTTCTTCAACGGCGGGATCGCGATGCAGACCGGGCCTTTTGGACGAGGAAGCTCGCCGGGTTTCGTGCCGCGAACGAGTTTCCTGGTTGGTTGAACCCGGCCGAAGGCGCGCGCAGAACTCTCGGGACGAGGGAGGCGACTGTGGTTCTTAGCCGGCAGTTCAGCGACTCGCTTCGAGCCCACGCGACCTCCGTCCAGGTGTCTCTGAACAACGTTTTCCAGGCGGCGTGGGCTTTCCTGGTTCAGATGTACAGTCGGGACGACGACGTCGTCTTCGGAGTGGTGAGATCGTGTCGGTCGTCCGGACTGCCGGCGGGGGAAGGTGCGGTAGGTTTGCTGATCAACACGGTTCCCCTGCGCACTGCGCTGCAACCCGAACTTCCCTGGGCTGAGTTCCTGCGTGCGGTGAGAGCCGCGTGGCAGGAGTTGCGGCCTTACGAACATGCGGCCCTTGAGGACATCGAGGCTTGGAGTGAGATTCGGCCGGGCGCCTCCCTCTTCGGCAGCATTTTGATGTTCGAGAACTATGAGTTGGCGGAGGATCTCCGTCGAGATGATGGCATGTGGACGGAACGGAGCGTGAGCCTCCTGGAGCGAACGAACTTCCCGTTGACGATGTCGGTATATGCCGGAGATCGGGTCCAGTTGAAGTTGGAGTTCGATTCTCAACGAGGCCACCGGGGTTGGGCGGATCGGGTTTTGCGACGGCTTCAGTGGATTTTGGAACAGGCCCAGGCGCAGCCTGCTCAATGCCTGTGCCAGTTCAGCCTGGTCCCGCCTGAGGAGCGCGGTGAATTGCTGGCTCTCAGTGCCGGTCCGGTCCGGCCGGAGTATCAGGGCCTCAGTTATCTCCGGCGCTTCGAAGCGCAGGTGGCTCGTTCGCCGGAGGCTGTGGCTGTCGTCAGCGGTGAGGATTCCATGACTTACCGGGCGATGGACCTTCGATCGAATCAGCTCGCTCGACACCTCGCGAAGCTGGGGGTGCGATCGGAAGTGAGAGTCGTTGTCTATTTGGAGCGCGGAATGGACACGGGAGTGATCCTCCTGGCAATCTGGAAAGCCGGCGGGGCATTCGTTCCGCTCGACCCTGCCAGCCCGGCGGCGCGTTCGGAATATCAGATCTTGGACTGTGGCGCGCCGGTCTTGGTGACACAATCCGCGCTGCTCGGCAGCCTGCCTGCATACTCCGGCATCAAGGTCGTCATCGATCGGGATTGGCAGCAGATTTCGGCTGAGCCAACCGAACCGTTAGGCCTGCCCAGTGATCCCGATCAGCTGGCCTATGTGATCTACACCTCCGGAACTACGGGAAATCCCAAGGGCGTTGAGTTGCTTCATCGGGGGTTGTTAAACCACAACTTGTTCATGGTTGATTGCTGGGCCTTGACTCCCGCGGATCGAGTCCTGCAGGTCTGCTCCCTCAGCTTTGATGTCTCGCTTGAGGAGATGTTCCCCACCTGGCTTGCGGGCGCGACTTTGGTCGTGGCTCCGCGCGGTCGGATTCTTCCCGATCGCCTGTTCACCGACCTGATTGGCGAACAGCGCATTTCGCTTCTCGATCTGTCCACCGCGTTCTGGCAGGAGTGGGTTCTGGAACTGGCGCGTTCGGGTGAAGCGTTGCCCGGATCGGTGAGGTTGGTGATTGTGGGGGGGGAGAAGAGCAGCGCTGCGTCGGTGGCGCGGTGGCGGCAGTTGGCTGGACCGGGGGTGAGGTGGATCGACTGCTATGGCCCGACCGAAACCACCATCGGCGTGACTCTGTTCGAGCCTGATGTTGACGCGGGAGCGGGCAAGCCCCGGGGTGGCGAATCCATCGGTCGGCCGATAGCAAACTCCTTCATCCGCATCGTCGACCGTTGGGATCGCCTTGTTCCTGCTGATGTGCCAGGCGAACTGCTGATCGGGGGTGTGGGCCTAGCGCGGGGATATTTGAACAGCCCGGAAAAGACGCAGAGAGCGTTCATCGAGCTCCCCCTTGCCGGGCAGGAAAGCGAGCGCCTTTACCGTTCCGGAGATCTAGTCCGTTGTCGCGAGGATGGTAATCTGGAGTTCTTGGGGCGCATTGACTCTCAGGTGAAACTCCGAGGATATCGGATTGAACTTGGAGAGATCGAAGCTCGTTTGATGCAGACAACGGGTGTTTACCAAGCCGTGGTCAGGCTGCGGAAGCTCGACGGTGAGCAGCATCTCGTTGCGTATGTGATGCCTGCCGCCACCAGTCTGCGATCAGAGGTTTTGAAGGCCGATTTGGAACGGAGTCTGCCGGCCTATATGGTCCCTTCGTTTTGGGTGATGCTGGATCGGCTGCCGATGACCACGGGCGGCAAAATCGACGAGGACGCATTGCCTGCGCCTTCCGCGCAACCGGAACGCATCGGCCCTCTCCCGGAAAGTCCCACGCGGGAGTTGGAGACCCAGCTTCGTCAGATCTGGATGGAGACCTTGGGCAAGCGGCACATCGCCTTCGATGATGACTTTTTTTCACTCGGAGGACATTCCTTGCTGGCGGTCCGTCTTGTGAGCCGAATTCAGAGTCGGCTGGGCTGGAACTTGCCGCTGGCGACACTGTTCAGCGCTCCGACCATCGCCCAGATGGCCAGTTGGATACGGGATCAGGGGAACGTTCGAAGTTGGTCCTCGCTGGTCCCTATCCAGCCTCTGGGGAGTCGGCTTCCATTTTTTTGTGTCCACGCGGCTGGAGGTAATGTCCTTTTCTATCGCGACCTGGCCCATGCACTCGGTTCGGATCAGCCCTTTTATGGACTCCAGGTGGAGCGAACTGCGTCCGGTTTACCGATGAAGCGGTCCTTTGAGCAGATGGCTGAGCGCTACATCGCGGAGATGCGATTGGTCCAGCCTAGAGGTCCTTACTACCTTGGGGGAGCGTCGTATGGCGGGGTGATCGCCTGGGAGATGGCCCAGCAATTGGTACAGACGGGCGAGACCGTCGGGTTGCTCGCGCTTTTGGATACTTATGGCCCATCGTATCCCCGTTATCCGGCGAGCCTGGGGACGTTGCAGATCCAATGGCTGAAGGGACTGCGACGGTTTCAGCTGCACGCACTGAATCTCCGACTGCTCCCCGGCAGCTCCCGGTTGGGGTATGTTCGGACCAAGTTCCAGCAGCTTATTCTACAATTGCGGCGACTGGGACTTCCGCGGCTGCGCCTCTTCGGCAGGACTGTGAGCGGGTCCGCCTCAGAGCCGACGGGCTTTGAGGAGGCGGATTCGATGCAAGACTGGATCCAGGTCGCCTATGACAACTACGTGGTGAAACCCTATCCGGGAAGAGCCACCCTGTTTCGAGCTATCCATCAACCACTGGGTGCGATCCCCGATGATCACCTGGGGTGGAAACCGTACACCCCGCAAGGGATGGAGATCGTTCCGGTGGTTGGCTTTCATGGGAGCCTCGTGGTGGAGCCCTGCGTGGATGATCTTGCTCGAGAACTCTCGAAGCGGCTGGCGGTCTCGGGCAGCAGGGATGAATTGACTCTTGGCGAGGCAGGGTCGAGATCGTGA
- a CDS encoding PQQ-binding-like beta-propeller repeat protein: MPYLITGRWWLLILGFCLPALANDQPQWGTRWTRNLVSPETSLPESFDVKTGRNVRWVKPLGTETHSTPIVANGRVYIGTNNGQPRDPKHQGDRGVLMCFDERTGNLLWQLVVPKRDEDPYLDWPKSGIASTVTVEDDRVYVVSNRGEVMCLDARGLANGNDGSFQDEARHMTPRNQPPLTLEPGDADILWLYDLPSQAGTWPHDAAHSSILVLGNHLYVNTGTGVDNTHKKIRTPDAPSLVVIDKRSGRLVARERLGIAPNIFHSTWSSPSYAKINGQPTVCFAGGNGIVYGFEPASTKDAGTETQTLKLRWSFDPDPSAPKQDVHRYNTNRREGPSNIYSLPVIEDSHIYFTVGGDLWWGKNEAWLKSISIGGTAGKAVAAEAWSYPLNRHSLSSPVLYKGLIFTADCGRMIHCVEAKTGKSCWTHEVKGEMWASPLVADGKVYLGSRRGDFWIFKASRDKQVLATVNLDSPISATVTAANRTLYVATMFQLYAIRAD; the protein is encoded by the coding sequence ATGCCCTATTTAATCACGGGTCGGTGGTGGCTTTTGATCTTGGGATTCTGCCTGCCGGCGCTCGCAAACGATCAACCCCAGTGGGGAACTCGCTGGACCCGCAACCTCGTGTCACCGGAAACCAGCCTTCCCGAATCTTTCGACGTGAAGACTGGACGAAACGTGCGCTGGGTAAAGCCGCTGGGTACCGAGACACACTCCACGCCGATCGTGGCCAACGGCCGCGTCTACATCGGAACCAACAACGGGCAGCCTCGTGATCCTAAGCATCAGGGGGACCGAGGGGTGCTCATGTGCTTCGATGAGCGGACGGGAAACCTGCTTTGGCAATTGGTCGTTCCCAAACGCGACGAAGATCCGTACCTCGACTGGCCCAAAAGCGGCATTGCTTCCACCGTGACCGTCGAGGACGACCGAGTTTACGTCGTCAGCAACCGAGGGGAAGTCATGTGCCTGGACGCTCGCGGGCTGGCCAATGGAAACGATGGATCATTCCAGGACGAAGCCCGTCACATGACGCCCCGCAACCAGCCTCCGCTGACGCTCGAGCCAGGCGATGCAGATATCCTCTGGCTGTACGATCTTCCATCCCAAGCTGGCACCTGGCCTCACGACGCCGCCCATAGTTCGATCCTCGTCCTGGGCAACCACCTCTACGTCAACACCGGCACCGGGGTCGACAACACCCATAAGAAGATCCGCACGCCCGACGCACCCAGCCTTGTCGTGATCGACAAGCGCTCCGGAAGGCTCGTCGCAAGGGAGCGTCTCGGCATCGCCCCCAACATCTTTCATAGCACCTGGTCATCGCCGTCCTACGCCAAGATCAACGGCCAGCCGACCGTCTGCTTTGCCGGCGGGAACGGCATCGTCTACGGGTTCGAGCCAGCCTCCACCAAGGATGCTGGAACGGAAACCCAGACCTTGAAACTCCGCTGGAGCTTCGATCCCGATCCCAGCGCCCCCAAGCAGGACGTGCATCGCTACAACACCAACCGCCGCGAAGGCCCGAGCAACATCTACTCGCTACCTGTCATTGAGGACTCCCACATCTATTTTACCGTGGGCGGCGACCTTTGGTGGGGAAAGAACGAAGCCTGGCTGAAAAGCATTTCCATCGGCGGGACCGCGGGCAAGGCGGTGGCTGCGGAAGCCTGGTCCTACCCGCTGAACCGCCACAGTCTGTCCTCGCCCGTACTCTATAAGGGTTTGATCTTCACAGCGGATTGCGGTCGCATGATCCATTGTGTTGAGGCCAAAACCGGGAAGAGTTGCTGGACCCACGAAGTCAAGGGGGAGATGTGGGCTTCTCCCCTGGTAGCAGATGGAAAGGTCTACCTGGGAAGCCGTCGGGGAGACTTTTGGATCTTCAAGGCATCGCGTGACAAGCAGGTCCTGGCTACCGTCAACCTCGATAGCCCCATCAGCGCCACCGTGACTGCCGCCAACCGCACGCTCTATGTCGCCACCATGTTCCAACTCTATGCGATACGTGCCGACTGA